One Trichormus variabilis 0441 genomic window, ATTGGCGGTAGACATCTAGTAAAACAAATGCGACAACGAGCGCTGGCTAGTGGTTTAGCTTCTGCTACAGGTTTAGACCGCAATACAGCTGTAGGACTTGGTGTGGAACTAGCACTAAACCGTCCCCGCAGTCGTCAAGATGAGTTTGATGCTGACACCAGAGGGTTAAGAACTTTAACAAGAGCGGGTTATGCACCATCGGCGATGGTTTCCTTTATGCAGAAACTCTCGAAAGGCGGTGGTTCTGTGCCGGCATTTTTGAGTACTCACCCAGCAACAGGCGATCGCATCACTTCTCTCAGACGTGCTATTAATTCCCAAGGCAGTAGTGGGCGTGATGGCTTAGATAATGCTGCCTATCGCGCTAGAATCCGGTCAATCCTTTAAAAACAGACAACAGACGCGATTAATCGCTAACAACTGTACAGACGCGATTAATCGCGTCTCTAACAAAACACATGATTGATTGCGTCTTGTTTATACTTTGAATTTTTTAGGCGCGCTGTTTGCTACTGCGAACCGCTATTTTCTTATGATCAACAGTAATTACTCCTTCCTCTAAGGGTAAGGTGCGTAAGCAGTTAGTAAAAATATTAATTTGGTAAATTAAATTATTGGTGATGTCTAATCCTGTTAACCAACCACTACGGGGATGGTATGCACCAGTATCTATATCAAGCCAACCCTGTCCTTGAGCCAATTCACCAGGATTTACACCAGGGAAAGTAAATGTAATAGTGTGACCTATAATTACTAGTTTATCTGGAAAGTATGGCTGGGGAATACTATGAAAATCTTCCCTAATCCAGCAAAACTGTTCTGCGGTTTGTTCTGACAATGGTAGGTTAGGGTCAAGACCAGCATGAGTTAACCAAACGTCACCCAAGTCAATATATGTGGGTAAACTTCTTAGCCATTCTAAATGTTCTTTAGGAATGCTTTGATCTGGATAACTGGCGATAGTTGCATGACCTCCACTATGTAGCCATGCTTGCGTTGTGGCGACGGAAATATCACCACTAAGGATGTTTAATAACATCTGCTCGTGGTTTCCCAACAGACACAGATAATTATTGTCTCTGACTAAATCTATTACATATGAGCTGTGGGGGCCACGATCAATTAAGTCTCCCAAAAAATAAACTTGATCATCACCACCTGGAGCGATCGCTTCTAACAAAGTGATCAATCCCTCGTAGTGTCCATGTACATCCCCAATAACTATTCTACGTTGACTAGTTTGGCTCATCGGTTCTTAACTGGAATAACTCAGCTGAATAATCTTGCTACAGTTTAAGCGGTTAGGATTCCGCAACAATAGGTAAAAACTACTTGAAGAATTTAAAGTTATTGTAGATGTTTATGGCAAAATCAGCCCTGGCTAAAAAGGTCAAGTCGCTTCGCTCCAATTCAAAATTCAAAATAGCCTTTGCTACGCAACGCTACCGCGAACGGCAAGGCTTGCGCCAACAAAATTCAAAATTAAAGACAACCACCCACAAGGGGGGTGCTTGAACCCAACAAGCATTTTTCTTTCCTTCTGCCTTCTGCCTCCTGCCCTCTGCCTTTCTTCGTCAAACCGCACTGCTGCAAATCTGCGCTCGGTTAGCCTAAAATTTATAAAGTCATTTTACTGATTCCCCATCTTAACAATGTCTGAACAGTTTTCGGCGGAAATTAGCTCACGCATCTGCAATCACATGAATGAAGACCATGCAAATGCGGTAGTGCTATATGCTCAGGTTTTTGGCGGAGTTTCCCAGGCTACATCCGCCCAAATGCTGGCAATTGACGCTCAAGGTATGGATTTAACCGCACAAGTCAATGGCGAATCCGTCCCCGTGCGTATCCACTTCGATCATGTTTTAGCCGATGCAGAAGATGCTCATCACACATTGATTGCAATGGTCAAACAAGCTAGAGTCAATAGTCATTAGTCATTAGTCATTAGTCAACAGTTTTCCCCTCTCCCTGCTCCCCTGCCCCCTCTGCTCCCCTACCCCCTCTGCTTCCCCTGCTCCCCTACCCCCTGCCCCCGCCCAACTTCAACACCCTTTCGCTGAGGCTGGGTTGACAAAATCGTGTAAATCTGATTCCCAAACACTGATGTAAATTAAATCGCAGTTCTGACGGACAATTTGACCCTTAACTCCACCTGCGGTAAAGCTAAAATTGTCGGACTGGCGTTGTTGGATTTTTTGTAAGCCTTGCTGAATTTTGGCAGTAGATTGACCACCCAACATCCCATTTAAAGTGGCTTGCATCACCTCTGGGTCTACCGACTGAGCAAAAGATACTTCAGTTTGACGCAGTACACCAGAGTTACGATCAAATAAGTAGCCTAAGTCAACTTGATTGGGAACTAACCGATATACTACTGCACGAGTATTACCCCATACGCCTCTTAAGTCTCTATTCGGCTTACCGAGTTTGGCTTCTACTGAGCTTCTGGCTGTGCCTGTGGGAAACGCGGGAACACTTGGTCTGGTTGTATTTGCTTTTCTTTGAGGTAATGAATCTGCTGGAGTTGGGGGTGCGGAAACAGGTTGATTTTGTGGTTCTGGTGTTGTGCTGGGTTGTGGTGTTGGAGTATCGGCTGTGATAGGGGTGTTTTCTGGTGCGGGTGTGAATATTGCTGGCGGATCAGGGTTTTCTTGACGGGTTTCAGTTTGTGATGGTGTGTCGAGGTTTACTGGCTGTTCTGTGGAATCAGGGAGGATAGAGGATGGAGAAGAATCTGGCGAAACAGGCTGAGTATTGGGTGCAGTGGTGGGAATTTGAGAGACTGGTGAGGGGAGAGGATTACTGACAACGGGTGTTTGCGGTTGTGGCTGACGCGTCAGAGTAGACATTGCTACTCCTGCCATTAAACCACCGACTATGAGACCACCGAAGATGAAAAGAGACTTTTGGCGATTGGGTTCAGTCCACCGTATAGGTTCGCCTTGAGGTTTAATCGCTGAAATAGATAAAGCTTGGGTTTGTTGGGTTGGTATAGTGCTGGGAGGGATGCTAGGTTGAGCCGTCCAACCGGATGATAAGGCATATAACATTTTACTGGCAGTACTGTAGCGATCGCCTGCGTGGGGTTTAATGGCTTGATTCAGTACAGATACCAGTTTTTGTGACACATGAGGCGCAAAGTTTTGCCAAAGAATCTCACCGGTTTGGGGATGAGTTGGCAATTCTTCAGGACTTTTACCAGTTAACAGATAAATCGCTGTCAAACCTAAGCTGTAGATATCAGTGGCGTAAACTGGTCTACCTACGGCTTGTTCACTAGGCATATATCCGGGTGTACCGATGACGAGCGATCGGGTAGCATATCCTGGGGAACTGACTACTGAACGAATGGTTTCTTTAACTGCACCAAAATCAATCAAAACTGGCTTTTGGTCAACGTCACGGAGAATAATATTATCGGGTTTAATATCTCGGTGAATGATGCCCTTACTGTGGACGTAATCTAAAACTGATAGCAGACTCAACAGAATTGTTTTAACAATACCTTCGCTTTGAACGCCTTGGGATACCAAAAGCTGTCTGAGGGTCTGACCATGAATCCACTCTTGCA contains:
- a CDS encoding DUF2470 domain-containing protein, whose translation is MSEQFSAEISSRICNHMNEDHANAVVLYAQVFGGVSQATSAQMLAIDAQGMDLTAQVNGESVPVRIHFDHVLADAEDAHHTLIAMVKQARVNSH
- a CDS encoding serine/threonine-protein kinase, with protein sequence MTSILLNNRYQVIQVLGAGGFGETLLAEDTHMPSRRRCVIKQLKPVSNDPQAYQSIQQRFEREAATLEFLGEHNNQIPRLYAYFSENGQFYLVQEWIHGQTLRQLLVSQGVQSEGIVKTILLSLLSVLDYVHSKGIIHRDIKPDNIILRDVDQKPVLIDFGAVKETIRSVVSSPGYATRSLVIGTPGYMPSEQAVGRPVYATDIYSLGLTAIYLLTGKSPEELPTHPQTGEILWQNFAPHVSQKLVSVLNQAIKPHAGDRYSTASKMLYALSSGWTAQPSIPPSTIPTQQTQALSISAIKPQGEPIRWTEPNRQKSLFIFGGLIVGGLMAGVAMSTLTRQPQPQTPVVSNPLPSPVSQIPTTAPNTQPVSPDSSPSSILPDSTEQPVNLDTPSQTETRQENPDPPAIFTPAPENTPITADTPTPQPSTTPEPQNQPVSAPPTPADSLPQRKANTTRPSVPAFPTGTARSSVEAKLGKPNRDLRGVWGNTRAVVYRLVPNQVDLGYLFDRNSGVLRQTEVSFAQSVDPEVMQATLNGMLGGQSTAKIQQGLQKIQQRQSDNFSFTAGGVKGQIVRQNCDLIYISVWESDLHDFVNPASAKGC
- a CDS encoding metallophosphoesterase family protein translates to MSQTSQRRIVIGDVHGHYEGLITLLEAIAPGGDDQVYFLGDLIDRGPHSSYVIDLVRDNNYLCLLGNHEQMLLNILSGDISVATTQAWLHSGGHATIASYPDQSIPKEHLEWLRSLPTYIDLGDVWLTHAGLDPNLPLSEQTAEQFCWIREDFHSIPQPYFPDKLVIIGHTITFTFPGVNPGELAQGQGWLDIDTGAYHPRSGWLTGLDITNNLIYQINIFTNCLRTLPLEEGVITVDHKKIAVRSSKQRA